GTGCTCTCGGTGACCAAGGCCGGCGCCACCTGTGGTGATCTCGGCCGGGCGGCCACCGCAGCAGGCGGCGGGAAAAAGCCGTGGCTGCCGCATTTCTACCTGGGTCACGGCATCGGGACCAGCGCGGCGGAAATGCCGATGATCGGAACGGATCTCGGCCAGGAGTGGGACGACAACTTCGTCTTCCCGGACGGCATGTTGCTGGTGTTCGAGCCGGTGGTCTGGGAGGACGGCACCGGTGGCTATCGCGGCGAGGAGATCGTGGTGGTGACCGAGGGCGGCTGGATGCCGCTGACCGCATATCCGTACGACCCCTATGAGGTGTCCCGTGGGAACTGAAATCGAGGCCGACGGCCTGGCATTGCGTGTCAGCCGCCGGGAGCGCGCCATCGCCCAGATGGAGGCCCATGACCTCGACGCGCTGGTACTCGGCAGGCAGGCCAACGTCCGGTACATCTCCGGTGCCCCGCAGTTGTGGGTGGTGGGCACCCGGCCGTTCGGGCCGATCTGCACGTTCGTGCGTGCCACGGGTGAGATTCACCTGAACAGCACGTGGGACGAGGGCATCCCCGAGGAGATCCCGCACGAGAATTTGTACGGCTTCGCGTGGAACCCGATGACCCTGGTCGACGTGCTGCGCGGCATCAAGGGTTCCGATTCGGCGTGGCGGATCGGAACGGATGCCCTGACACCGACTTTCGCCAAGTTGCTGCCGATGGCCTTCCCGAACGCGGAGCTGGTCGACGGTGAGCAGGCGATGCGCGCTGCGCGCCGAGTGAAGACCCCCGAGGAGATCCGGGCGCTGCGGCGCGCCCTGATCGTCGCGGAGGAGGGGCTGGCACGAGGCGTCGCCGAGCTGGTTCCAGGAACCACCGAGAAGCGCCTCGCCGGTGCGATATTGGAGGCCGAGGCTGCCGGCGGGGTGAGCACCCCGGCCACGCAGGACGCCGCGTGGGTCACGTCGAAGGACCATCCGTGGCGCCGCGCCGAGGGAGACGGCCGCGTCAGCGAGGGCGACCTGGTCGCTCTGTCGGCGGGCGTGCTCGCCGACGGGTACGTCGCCGAGGTCGCGCGCACGGTGTCCGTGGGCGAACCGACGGATGCGGTCCGATCTCTGTACCGACGTCGGGATGACCTGTGGGACAGGATGATCGATGCCTGCCGTGCGGGCAACCCGACCAGTGCCTTGCTTGACGCCTATGATCAGGCCGGCGAACCGCTGCCGGCGATGCCGGTGGCGCACGGGCTCGGGTTGGGATTCGACCCGCCGGTGGTCTCCCCGAACCTGCGGGCGACCGCCGAGGCCGACATCCTCGAGGAGGGCATGGTCCTGGCCATCACGGGCTACGTCTGGGAGCCGGGCGTCGGTGCGGTGTTCACCCGCGACGCCGTCGTCGTGGGCGCGAACGGCCCCGAGGTGCTGACCCAGGCCCCGTCACACAGTGAGGCGGCACATGCCTGAGCGTCCCAGTCCGCAAGAGATCATCCTCTACGACAAGGATCCCAAGACCAAGATCGCCACCATCACGTTCAACCGGCCGGAGTTCCTCAACGCGCCGACCTCGATGGCACGGCTGCGCTATGCCGACGTGTTGCGCGCGGCCAACGCCGACAACGACGTCAAGGTGGTGATCATCCGCGGCGTCGGGGACAACCTGGGCAGCGGGGCGGATCTGCCGGAGTTCATGGAGGGCAACGACAATCCGGCGGCGCGCCTGGCCGAGCTGCGCCTGGAGGACGACGGGGTCGGAGAGGTGACGTACCCGCCCAAGGGCACCTTCCGCAACGGCGCCACGATCAGCTCGTGGTACGCCAACTCCCAGGCCGGTAACCGTGCGTTGCAGGACTTCAAGAAGATCAGCATCGTCGAGGCCAAGGGCTACTGCTACGGCTGGCACTTCTACCAGTGCGCGGACGCCGATCTGGTGATCTCGTCGGATGACGCGCTGTTCGGTCATCCGTCGTTCCGGTATCACGGCTGGGGGCCGCGGATGTGGACGTGGGTCCAGATGATGGGCCTGCGGAAGTTCCAGGAGATGGTCTTCACCGGACGGCCGTTCACCGCCGCGGAGATGTACGACTGCAACTTCCTGAACAAGGTGGTGCCTCGCGACCAGTTGGAAGCAGAGGTGCAGAAGTACGCGCTGGCCTGTACCCGGAACCGTCCGGTGGACACCGTCTTTCAGCAGAAGATGTTCTTCGAGATCTTCAAGCAGCAGCAGGGCGAGTACATGGGCAGCCTGCTGAGTGCGTTCTTCGAGTCGATGGGCAACGGCGTGGCCAACGACAGCGATGACGACCTGGACATGTTCGAGTCGATCGATTCGGGGCTGTCGGCCGCGGTCAACGACAACGACGGCAAGTTCCCACCCGATTTCCGGCTGTCGAAGAAGAACAGGGCGAAACGCGAATAGGCATGAGCGCACCTCTTGACGGCTACACCGTCGTCGACCTGTCCAGCGGGATCGCCGGGGCGTACGCCACGAAGATCCTCGCCGACGGCGGCGCCGACGTGATCAAAATCGAGGCCCCCGAAGGCGATCCGCTGCGCCGCTGGTCGGCGTCGGGGGCGCACATCGACCCGGATGAGGACGGTGCCCTGTTCACCTTCCTCGCGGGTGGTAAACGCAGTGTGGTCGTGCGGCCCGACGACCTTCGACTGCTGGACCGGCTGGTGGCGGCGGCCGACGCGGTGATCTGGTCACCGGAATCGCCGGTCGCTCAGTCGCTGGCACCGGAGGATCTCTTCCGCAGGCATCCGCATCTCATCGTCACCACGATCACCCCCTTCGGGTTGGACGGTCCGTGGAGCGGGCGGGCCGCCACCGAGTTCACCCTGCAGGCGTGGTCGGGTGGTGCCATCGGTATCGGTCGCGGTGTGCAGGACCGGGCGCCGGTGTCCATCGGCGGCCAGGTGGGTGAGTGGCTCGCCGGGGCGTATGCCGCGGCGATGACGCTGGCATTCCGAGCCCGGGCGATCCGGGACGGCCACGGGGAACTGGTGGACCTGTCGGCGCTGGAGGCTCAAGTTCTGGGCCTGACGTACTTCCCGGTCACCTACTTCGAGATGCTGGGCCGGCCTTGGCGCAACGAGCGCAGGCCCACGGTTCCCGGGGTCGCTGAAGCGGCTGACGGTCTGGTCGCGCTCGGCTGCGGTACCGCCCAGCAGTGGTGGGACCTGTGTGCGATGTCGGGGCACGACGAATGGATCGACGAGGCGTCCGAGCTCACGATCACCGAGCAGGCCAACCTGCACGCCGAGGACCTCTACGCGTGGGTGCGTGAGCAGAATGTGGACGACGTACGAGATTTGGCCTCAGCCTTCCGGATCCCCAACTCACCGGTCGGCAACGGTGAGAACGTCACCGCCATGGATCATTTCGTGCAGCGGCGGGCGTTCGTCCGCAATCCACAACGCGGGTTCACCCAGCCGGCTGCCCCGTACCGGCTGGCCGGCGTGACACTGAGGGAGCCGGCACCGGCTCCGCGGCTGGGGGAGCACACCGAAGTGGTTCGGGCGATGGAGCTGACCCCGCGTGCGGCGCCGGAGGGCGTAGCTGGCGGGGACCGGTTGCCGTTCAGTGGTTTACGGGTACTCGACATGACCACGTTCTGGGCGGGGCCGTCGTGCACCCATCCGTTGGGCATGCTCGGGGCCGAGGTGATCCATCTGGAGTCGACCCCGCGCCCGGACGGCACCCGGTTGATCGCCGGCATCCCGGCCTCCGTGGAGCAGTGGTGGGAGCGCTCGCCGATCTTCAGTGCGCTCAACACCAACAAGAAGAGCCTGACCCTGGACTTCCAGACCGAGCAGGGCCGGGATCTGTTACGCCGGCTGATCGCCACCTGCGATGTGGTGGTGGAGAACTTCACCCCCAGGGTGATCGAACAGATCGGGCTCGATTTCGAATCGCTCCGGGAGTTGCGCGAGGACATCATCATGGTGCGCATGCCCGGTTTCGGCCTCGACGGGCCGTGGCGAGACAACCCGGCATTCGCCTACATCATCGAGGACGCCTCGGGGTTGAGCTGGCTCACCGGCTACCCGGACCGCACTCCGTTCGAACCGTATTCGATCGGCGACCCCAATGCCGGGGTGCACGCGTTGTCGGGGTTGATGCTCGCGCTCGAGCATCGCCGCCGCACCGGGCAGGGGGTGCTGGTCGAGGCGGCCATGGTCGACGCCGCCCTCAACGTGGCTGCCGAGCAGGTCATCGAGTATTCGGCGTATGGCACACTGCTGCAGCGCGACGGCAACCGGGGGCCGGCCGCGGCGCCGCAGAACATCTACCAGAGCGCCGAGATCGACGAGTTCGGGCGCGCAGACAGCTGGGTGGCGATCGCGGTCACCACCGATGCCCAGTGGGTCGCCCTCCGTGCGGCGCTCGGGGAACCGGACTGGGCGGCGGACCCGAAATTGGACACCGCCGGCGGGCGCCGGGCGAACCACGACCTGATCGACGAGAAACTGGCTGCCTGGTGTCTGCCGCGCAGCGGCGACGAGATCGTCGAAACCCTTTGGCCGGTGGGCGTTCCGGTGGCCAAGGTGATGCAGCCGCACCGCCAGCTGGAGCTGTCGCAGCTGCGGTTCCGGCGGTTCTTCGAACACGTCGGGCATCCGGTGAACAACGCGGCACCGCACAGCACCCTGCCGGTCGCGCTCGCCAACGGGCCACGGGCGCTGCACCGGCAGGCGGCACCGCTGCTCGGCGAGCACAATCACGAACTGCTGGCCGAACTGGGGCTGTCCGACGACGAGATCACCACACTGGCCGAAGACGGCGTGATCGGCACCGAACCCGGTGTCGGCGGTCGCCGGAAGGCAGTCCGCTGAGTCAGGTTTACCTACTAGCCTGAATAACCATGGCTATCAATCCTTCTGACATTCTGCTCACCGGGCA
Above is a window of Mycolicibacterium boenickei DNA encoding:
- a CDS encoding enoyl-CoA hydratase/isomerase family protein, yielding MPERPSPQEIILYDKDPKTKIATITFNRPEFLNAPTSMARLRYADVLRAANADNDVKVVIIRGVGDNLGSGADLPEFMEGNDNPAARLAELRLEDDGVGEVTYPPKGTFRNGATISSWYANSQAGNRALQDFKKISIVEAKGYCYGWHFYQCADADLVISSDDALFGHPSFRYHGWGPRMWTWVQMMGLRKFQEMVFTGRPFTAAEMYDCNFLNKVVPRDQLEAEVQKYALACTRNRPVDTVFQQKMFFEIFKQQQGEYMGSLLSAFFESMGNGVANDSDDDLDMFESIDSGLSAAVNDNDGKFPPDFRLSKKNRAKRE
- a CDS encoding CaiB/BaiF CoA transferase family protein, which translates into the protein MSAPLDGYTVVDLSSGIAGAYATKILADGGADVIKIEAPEGDPLRRWSASGAHIDPDEDGALFTFLAGGKRSVVVRPDDLRLLDRLVAAADAVIWSPESPVAQSLAPEDLFRRHPHLIVTTITPFGLDGPWSGRAATEFTLQAWSGGAIGIGRGVQDRAPVSIGGQVGEWLAGAYAAAMTLAFRARAIRDGHGELVDLSALEAQVLGLTYFPVTYFEMLGRPWRNERRPTVPGVAEAADGLVALGCGTAQQWWDLCAMSGHDEWIDEASELTITEQANLHAEDLYAWVREQNVDDVRDLASAFRIPNSPVGNGENVTAMDHFVQRRAFVRNPQRGFTQPAAPYRLAGVTLREPAPAPRLGEHTEVVRAMELTPRAAPEGVAGGDRLPFSGLRVLDMTTFWAGPSCTHPLGMLGAEVIHLESTPRPDGTRLIAGIPASVEQWWERSPIFSALNTNKKSLTLDFQTEQGRDLLRRLIATCDVVVENFTPRVIEQIGLDFESLRELREDIIMVRMPGFGLDGPWRDNPAFAYIIEDASGLSWLTGYPDRTPFEPYSIGDPNAGVHALSGLMLALEHRRRTGQGVLVEAAMVDAALNVAAEQVIEYSAYGTLLQRDGNRGPAAAPQNIYQSAEIDEFGRADSWVAIAVTTDAQWVALRAALGEPDWAADPKLDTAGGRRANHDLIDEKLAAWCLPRSGDEIVETLWPVGVPVAKVMQPHRQLELSQLRFRRFFEHVGHPVNNAAPHSTLPVALANGPRALHRQAAPLLGEHNHELLAELGLSDDEITTLAEDGVIGTEPGVGGRRKAVR
- a CDS encoding M24 family metallopeptidase, whose translation is MGTEIEADGLALRVSRRERAIAQMEAHDLDALVLGRQANVRYISGAPQLWVVGTRPFGPICTFVRATGEIHLNSTWDEGIPEEIPHENLYGFAWNPMTLVDVLRGIKGSDSAWRIGTDALTPTFAKLLPMAFPNAELVDGEQAMRAARRVKTPEEIRALRRALIVAEEGLARGVAELVPGTTEKRLAGAILEAEAAGGVSTPATQDAAWVTSKDHPWRRAEGDGRVSEGDLVALSAGVLADGYVAEVARTVSVGEPTDAVRSLYRRRDDLWDRMIDACRAGNPTSALLDAYDQAGEPLPAMPVAHGLGLGFDPPVVSPNLRATAEADILEEGMVLAITGYVWEPGVGAVFTRDAVVVGANGPEVLTQAPSHSEAAHA